A genomic region of Macrobrachium nipponense isolate FS-2020 chromosome 40, ASM1510439v2, whole genome shotgun sequence contains the following coding sequences:
- the LOC135212034 gene encoding aldo-keto reductase family 1 member A1-B-like has translation MEQQVDAGKARGIGLSNFNSKQIERIMKVCRIKPVNLQVEVHAYHQQKPLRSLCRQFDIPVSAYCPLGAPYLNRGDCEKYPRLIEHPIVTSMALRLNKTPAQILLRHLIQLGLIVIPKSSNPERIKENFQVWDFKLPPSDMADLDALDRAGDGRIITFQLRPGIQVHPEYPFNIPF, from the exons ATGGAGCAGCAA GTTGATGCAGGAAAAGCACGAGGTATTGGGCTCTCAAACTTCAACAGCAAGCAGATTGAGAGAATTATGAAAG TGTGTCGAATCAAACCCGTAAACCTTCAAGTAGAAGTTCACGCTTACCATCAACAGAAACCTTTAAGATCACTGTGTCGACAGTTTGACATTCCTGTCAGCGCCTACTGTCCTCTTGGAGCACCATATCTCAATAG AGGTGACTGTGAAAAGTATCCGCGACTTATAGAGCATCCAATTGTGACCTCAATGGCGTTGCGTCTCAACAAAACACCAGCGCAGATTCTTCTTCGCCATTTAATTCAGCTCGGATTAATTGTCATCCCTAAATCCAGCAATCCAGAGAGGATTAAAGAGAACTTCCAG GTGTGGGATTTTAAACTGCCTCCTTCTGACATGGCAGACCTTGATGCCCTTGATCGTGCAGGTGATGGACGAATAATCACTTTCCAACTTCGACCTGG aatacaGGTTCATCCCGAGTATCCATTCAATATACCTTTTTGA